In Helicobacter ibis, the sequence GATAAGCTAGAAGCTATAAATAATGCAGGAATGGACATTGAAGATTCTGTCAAAGTTATTAGTGGATTTTTTAAATCACAAAAAGAATTATTGGAAAAACTACATGCTCAATTCCCTGACTTTCATACATTTGGAGATAAATTAGAAGAGCTAAAAAAGGCACAAAGTGCGTTAGATACGATAATGGATTCTTCTGATATTATAAGCAACTCATCATTAGAGGCTATGGATATAATGCAATATCAAGATATTCATAGGCAAAAGATAGAGAGAGTTATAAATGTAATGAGAGCGTTATCTAGGTATATGAGTTCTTTATTTGAAGGTAGAATTGATGATTCTAAGAGGGTTAGTTCTGCAGTTCATATACAAGGTGATAAAACCGAAAATGTAGTCAATGACGATGATATTGAAGCATTAATTGCTAACTTTTCCAAATAAGACTAAAACCTTGAGTAATACAAAAAAAATCCCCGAGTTACTCTCCCCTGCTGGGAATCTAAAAAAACTAAAAATAGCTTTAAGTTATGGTGCTGATGCTGTATATGGTGGAGTTAGTCATTTTTCTTTAAGAAATAGGGCTAGTAAAGAATTTGACTTTGATAGTTTTGGTGAGGGCGTTAGATATACTCATTCTTTGGGTAAAAAAATATATGTAACAATAAATGGTTTTCCGTTTAACTCGCAACTAAAGCTTCTAGAATCTCATATTGAAAAAATGGCATCTTTAAACCCAGATGCTTTTATCATGGCTACACCCGGGGTGGTAAAGTTATCTAAAAAAATAGCACCACATATCCCAATCCATCTATCAACACAAGCAAATGTCCTAAATGTACTTGATGCAGAAGTCTTCTATGAAATGGGAGTTAAAAGAATTGTAGCTGCAAGAGAGCTTAGCTTAAAAGATGCAATAGAGATTAAAAAGGCACTGCCTAACTTGGAGCTAGAAATTTTTGTGCATGGAAGTATGTGTTTTGCATTTTCTGGTAGATGTCTTATTTCTGCGTTGCAAAATGGTAGAGTCCCAAATCGTGGAAGCTGTGCTAATGATTGCAGATTCGATTATGAATATTATGTCAAAAATCCTGATAATGGCGTTATGATGAGACTTGTAGAAGAAGAGGGAGTTGGCACACATATTTTTAACGCTAAAGATTTAAAATTAGTAGAACATATACCTGCTATACTAGAAAGTGATGTTATTGATTCGCTAAAAATTGAAGGAAGAACAAAGTCTAGCTATTATGCTGGAATCACTGCTTTAGCTTATAGGGCAGCACTTGATGATTATAGGGATTCTAATTTTGTTTTGGATAGATATGAAAATGAATTATTGACTCTTAAAAATCGTGGTTTTAGCGATGGATATTTGATACATAGACCATTTGAAAAGCTAAATACACAAAACCATAAAACAGCCATTAGCGAGGGTAGCTATCAAGTAAATGCTGAAGTGAGTGAAGATGGTAAGTTTGCTTTATGTAGGCATACAATTAGACTTGGAGAAAGCAAAGAAATAGTAAGTCCTAATATCGATGAGGTATCAGTTGGCAAGAGTGAGCTTGGCGAGATATATAGTGAGAATGGCAAAAAATATATGAAGTTTTATAAGATTCTACTAGAAAATGGCAAGGAGTTAGAATCGATTCATAGTGGAAATGAAAATAAAATAGTATTGCCAATTACTTTACCTGCCTTTAGCTTTTTAAGGGAAAAGATAGAGTAATGCAAAAAAGTAAAAGTCTATCTTATTTCAAAGAATATGGACTTTTATACTCTATTGCTTATTTAGTAACAAAGAGATTGCCTAAGTTTGTAAAATGTATTTTCTGGAATCTTGGTATAAAACTTGGTTGCTATGATAAGTTTATAATTGCATCTCATGGCAGTGGAAATAATGCTATTAGTTATTTTTTGAAAAATAGTAATGCTCTAATTCTTGCTGACTACACAGGAGACGGTAAAGATAGATATTATAAAGCTATAAGTAAGATGTATAACAAAGATACTAAAATTGTATATCTAAATTGTTTTTATGATAATTTTTCAAAATATATAGATCTAATAAGTGGTAAAAAACCAAGTATGTTAATGCTAACAAGAGATCCTATAAGCAATCTAGTAACAAATTGTAATGTAAAATTCTTGCATAAGGACAGCTTTAGACTTGGAGATGATTTAGAGAATCTTTTTTTGATAATTTGTTTGTTTATCATGGTTATTCTATAGCCAGAAATGAATATATTGCTAATTATCATCCCACATTAGATGCCGTTTTATTATTTGTTAAATCGGAGATAAATTATAAAAATAATGATATAAGAAATATTTTTGAAAGACCACAAAGATTCCAGTATTTTGAAAATACATTATTGAATCTATTTAAAGATAAAAATATATCTATTATAGATATGAAAGACTTGGCACATGATAAAATAACGGACACTTTGAGATTTATATCAGAATTGTTTGACATAGAATTTAGAAGTAATGTTTATACAAAAAAACTTGTAAATTTTTTTGGTAGTATTAATATTGATTGTGGTATGTATAGAGCGGGGGGGGGGTATTATAACCACTATTTTAGGTGACAATAAAAAAGGTTATGTTGATATTAGTGATGATATTTTGGATTCTAAAGATAGCCAAAATATGAGTTATTTGAAAATTTACTGCAATGATTTGGAACTTCTTAAATGTGATAGCTTTAAGTATGATATTAGTAATTTTTGTTATAGATTGCATATAAAGATTCAAGATGAAGATAATAAAAGACTAATAGAAAATCAAGTATTGCAATATTTAAAAGAAAGTGAATTTTATTCAGAGGTTAAAGAGTTATTGACACATGAAACAACAATTTTTAGATCATGTGCACCACACATATATGATGGTTGGAAGTATTACAAAGAGTTTTTGGAATAATATAGATTGCTTTATTTCAAAACTTCCACATCATACAAGAAATGCTTAATAGACTATGAATTAGATAGTTAAATATATTGGTATACAATATATTTAACTATATTTTTATACTAACTCTTTGCAGATGCTTTATTATTATGTATTGCTATAAGAAATCATTGTATATCATAAATGTATTTAAATATATTATATTAGGTGAATTAAAGAAAGAATATCAAAGTGATTCTAGGCAACATCTCTCAAGAAAAGATTCTACTCCTAGAATCTTTTCTTATTTACATCACTAATAATATCATCTGCAATTCTATTTACATTATTAGTAATATCTTGT encodes:
- a CDS encoding chemotaxis protein, which encodes MTQEELNALLNSDVSELPDEEELQEEKEEAKEELSSDFRIDQEVNWPPPPPTNEHKVVHQLDDVTRDSEVKATETFDKLEAINNAGMDIEDSVKVISGFFKSQKELLEKLHAQFPDFHTFGDKLEELKKAQSALDTIMDSSDIISNSSLEAMDIMQYQDIHRQKIERVINVMRALSRYMSSLFEGRIDDSKRVSSAVHIQGDKTENVVNDDDIEALIANFSK
- a CDS encoding peptidase U32 family protein translates to MSNTKKIPELLSPAGNLKKLKIALSYGADAVYGGVSHFSLRNRASKEFDFDSFGEGVRYTHSLGKKIYVTINGFPFNSQLKLLESHIEKMASLNPDAFIMATPGVVKLSKKIAPHIPIHLSTQANVLNVLDAEVFYEMGVKRIVAARELSLKDAIEIKKALPNLELEIFVHGSMCFAFSGRCLISALQNGRVPNRGSCANDCRFDYEYYVKNPDNGVMMRLVEEEGVGTHIFNAKDLKLVEHIPAILESDVIDSLKIEGRTKSSYYAGITALAYRAALDDYRDSNFVLDRYENELLTLKNRGFSDGYLIHRPFEKLNTQNHKTAISEGSYQVNAEVSEDGKFALCRHTIRLGESKEIVSPNIDEVSVGKSELGEIYSENGKKYMKFYKILLENGKELESIHSGNENKIVLPITLPAFSFLREKIE
- a CDS encoding DUF2972 domain-containing protein, with translation MVVLILIVVCIERGGGIITTILGDNKKGYVDISDDILDSKDSQNMSYLKIYCNDLELLKCDSFKYDISNFCYRLHIKIQDEDNKRLIENQVLQYLKESEFYSEVKELLTHETTIFRSCAPHIYDGWKYYKEFLE